A stretch of DNA from Fibrobacter sp. UWB11:
AGCGGCAACAACGAGGATAGCGCCGTCCATCTGAGCAGCACCAGTCACCATGTTCTTCACATAGTCAGCATGCCCCGGGCAGTCAACGTGTGCGTAGTGACGGTTAGCGGTGGTGTATTCGACGTGAGAAGTATTGATCGTGATACCACGAGCCTTTTCTTCCGGAGCGTTGTCGATTTCATCGAAACGCTTTGCAGCGGCGAGACCCTTAGCAGCGAGAGTCGTGCAGATTGCTGCAGTAAGAGTGGTTTTACCGTGGTCAACGTGACCGATGGTGCCGATGTTGCAATGCGGCTTACTTCTGTCAAAATGTTCTTTTGCCATTATTCTATCTCCATTTTAGTGAGAGCCCAGATCGGGAGTCGGACCCGAGACCTCTTCCTTACCAAGGAAGTGCTCTACCACTGAGCTACCTGGGCATAAGCCCTACGATGCCTTAGACACCGTAGGGCTGATTGTCGTGGGCCGTCGTGGTTTCGAACCACGGTAGGCGTAAGCCAACGGATTTACAGTCCGTCCCCTTTAACCACTCGGGCAACGACCCATTATGTAAAGCCAAAGATAGGAATCGAACCTACGACCGGCTGATTACAAATCAGCTGCTCTACCAGCTGAGCTACTTTGGCGCTTCTCGCCTCAGTTCACTTGAGGAACTAAAGCGTGGCAAATTTAATAAGATTTACCTGGTCTTGTCAACAAGAATTGCGTTTTTTCTTGAAAAAAATTGAAATTTTTCAAAATACACGTAAACAAACTAGCGTAAAGAGTGTTAGTTGAGTGTTGATAGATTTTTAAGTGAAAAAATGAGCACTATTTTTAGTAGTTTTTAGTCATTAGTTATTGGCCATTAGCTATATTTTGTTTAGTTATTAGTAGTAAGTCTTTAGTTATTAGAAGAGTTTATATCAAAATGCTTTAGCAACCATCGACCAACGACCATTGACTACTGACTACTGACTATTGACCAATGACCAAATTCTAATTAACTACTTTATACAACCGAACTTATACCCACCCTCTATATAATTACACATGGAAAATAATTTTTCTTTCAAAACCCGCATTCAAGTCCGCTACGCAGAAACTGACGCCATGGGCGTCGTACACCACGCCACCTACCCCATCTGGTTTGAACAGGCCCGTGTTGACTTTTTCCGCGCTGTAGGCGCCCCCTACGACGAAGTGGAACGCGAAGGGTTTGCAAGCCCAGTCCTCGAATTGAACGTGCAGTACAAGCGCCCGTGCCGTTTTGGCGATTTTGTCGATGTCGAAACAAAGCTCGTGCACGACGGACGCTGCAAATACAAGTTCCTTTATCAAGTCACCTTGAACGGCGAACTTTGCACCACAGGCTACTCCGTACACGTATTCACGAAAGGCGGAGTCCCGACACGCGACAAGCCCGAATGTATCAAGAAAGTCGAAGACAAAATCTTTAGCGACTAATTTTTATATAGTATAATCATGGACGCCCCCTTAGCAGAACGCCTCCGCCCGCAAAACTTGGACGAGTTTCTTGGCCAGAACAAGATTCTCGGCCAGCAGAGCTTGTTACGCAAGAGTCTCGAAAACGACTCGATCCCCAGCATGATTTTCTGGGGCCCTCCGGGTTGCGGAAAGACTAGCCTCGCACACGTCATCAAGCAACACACCAAGAAGCGTTTTGTTGCGCTTTCGGCAGTTGCAAGCGGAGTGAAAGAGGTCAAGGAAGTTCTCGCAGATGCTCGCCAGATGAAGCACGCGTTCATGGACACGATTCTCTTCATCGACGAAATCCACCGCTTCAACAAGGGGCAGCAAGACGCATTGCTCGGAGCTGTGGAAGATGGCACGGTGACGCTCATCGGTGCGACCACGGAAAACCCGGGTTTCGAAGTGAACGGAGCTTTGCTCAGCCGCTGCCAGCTGATTTTGTTCGCACCGCTCAGCAAAGAAGACTTGCGCACTTTAATTTTTAGCGCATTGCGGGACCATCCTCGCGGCCTCCAGCTCAAAGATGTAGAAGTCGAAGACGCCGTTGTCGACAAGCTCATTGCACAGTCCGAAGGCGATGCAAGATTTTTGCTGAACCAATTGGAATGGATTGGCAAGAACCTCGGTGACAACAAGAAAATCGACGAAAAGTTGCTCGAGGAATTCCAGTACAAGAAGCCGTTGCGCTACGACAAAAGCGGCGAAGAGCATTACAACCTGATTTCGGCATTGCACAAGTCCGTGCGCGGTTCCGACCCGGATGCGGCACTTTACTGGATGCACCGTATGCTGCAAGGCGGCGAAGACCCGCGATTCATTTTGCGCCGCCTGATGCGCATGAGCATGGAAGATGTGGGACTTGCAGACCCGAACGCGCTCTTGCTTGCAACAAGCGCCCGCGAAGCGTACGATTTTATGGGGATTCCGGAAGGCTTGATAGCACTCGACGAGCTCGCCGTTTATTTGGCGCTTGCACCCAAGAGCAACAGCCTCGAACTTGCCGGCATGAAGGCCGACGCCATCGTGAAGCAAACGGGAACGCTCCCCGTGCCACGCGCGTACCGCAATTCCGTGACCCGCGTCGGGAAGCAACTCGGCTACGGGAACGGCTACGAATACGACCACGACAGTCCGGGCGGCTACTCCGCGCAGGAACACCTGCCCACGCAACTTGTCGGTACAACGATTTACGAACCCAAGCCCTACGGGCGCGAAAAGGCACTCGGCGAACGCCTCGCGCAGTTGAAGCAACTTAAAAAGGAACGCAACGAGCGCGAAGGGAAGTAGTTCGCGGGAATCGCGGGCATGACAAAGAACTTGGAGGGATAAAATGGACTTAACAGCAATCAAGAAATACCCGAGCCAAATCTCGACGGCATTCAAGCGGTTTCCGCTCGCAGCGGCGTTTGCCATTTTCGCGACAATCGCATTCATCTACGTTTATGAAAGCGGTCACTCACCAACGGAATATAAATTTTCTCACTGGCTAATGATCTACCCGATTGCAGCTTCAATGATAGCACTTTCGGTTTCGCTCGTCCAGGAATCCCGAAAAAAATTCAGCTTCCTCCCCCATATCATCGCCGGAGCCCTTTGGCTTGCCATTTCCATCGCTCTCGTTCTTTACTTTCCGAAAAACTCTAACGATATCGGACGGACGTATGTCGGAATGACATATTCGTTTATCTACACAACCGCGTTCTTGAGCATTTTCGTAGCACCATTCTTCAAACAAAAAGACGAAAACGGATTCTGGGTATTCTTAATGAAGAATGCCAAAGCCGCTGTCGTCGCTACCGCCATTTCCGTAGTTCTGCTCATCGCTATTGACGGCCTCCTATTCGGATTCTTCAACCTATTCGACATTAAAGTGTCTGCAAGACCTTTCGTTTATTCGGCGATTATCAGTTCATGCACCATATTCCCCATCTTGTTCTTCTCCGGCATCCCTTCCATTGACGAGAGCCTGCAAGAAACACCCGCTTTGAACAAATTCCAGACTAGCACGAACAAGTTTATCTTTTTACCTGTCGTCTCACTCTATATTTTACTTCTTTACGCCTACATTGCAAAAATCATCATCCAATGGGAAATGCCCAAAGGAATGGTCTCCTATCTCGTTTCGGCATCCATGTTGCTCATGCTTCTGCGAGTCACTCTGATGCTCCCCGAACGCATCAATCCCAAGCAATCCTTTGAGAGCAAGCTCCTGAAAATTCTCCCCGCCGCCTGCATCCCCCTCGTCATCTTGATGTCCGTCGGCATTATACGCAGAATCTCCGATTACGGGATTTCAGAAGACCGCTATTACATTGCTGCCATCAACATCTTCTACTATGCCATTATCGCCATTTTGCTCATTGACAAAATCAAGTGCAAATCGAGATTCATCGTCATCGTCTTCTGCAGCATGTTCCTCATCGCCACAAACGGCCCGCTGAGCGCTATCAATGTCACGCACCGCATTTGGATGGGAAGCATCAAGGACGCTCTCGCCGAAGAAGGCTATAACAAGTTTCCGCTAAGCAAGGAAGAAACTGTAGAATTCGCAAGACGCGTCCAGGACAAGAGTGACCACAAAACAAACATCGCCACTTCACGATTGGAAATTCTCAATTCCAGACACGACAAAGAACTCGCACAGAACATTCCCAATGGAGAGCCTCTCATCCTGATTTCCAGAAAATCTTCAACAACAGAAGAAGTCAACGAGTTCCTTATCAGCGCCTATATAAACAATTCCAAAAACAGCTACTTTGAGATTCCTAAAAACGCAACCCAAGTAAACCACTTTTACAAGACCTTCAATAAAGAAGATTACAAATTCCAGAGCGACACGCTATTTTTCCAATTCAAACCTAAAAAGCTAGACAAGACCTTCCACTTCTTTGTCACGAAGCTGGCACTGGAGCAAAAAAGCGTGCGATTCCTCGAAACCGAAGGTGCCAAAATCGGCGTCGAAAATTTGGACTTGACTTTATACAAGAAAGAAGAAAAAGTCAAGCACAATTACTTTAGTATCCGTGGTATCCTTTTCCTGGAGTAAATCATGGTCTTAGCCGCAATCAAGAAATACCCGAGCCAAATCACGAGCGCGTTCAAACGTTTTCCAACCGCATCGGCGTTTACGTTTCTCATATTCATCACGCTCGTCATCGAAACGAACTTGTTTTCGCTATTTGACAAGGTCTTTGGCGATAACGCCATCAAGTTCTTTACATGGCTTGCCATCTACCCCATCGCCGCTTTAATCATCTCCCTCACGACATCGCTCGTGCAGGAATCCCGGAAAAGCACGGACTGGCGGCCCCAAGCCATCGCGAGCGGCTCATGGTTCGTACTTTCCTTAACGCTAGTATTTGCACTATTCGACAAAAGCGGCGATTACCTCATCTATTTCGGAAGCGCAATCACCCTCGTCTATATAATTGCATCCTTGGGATTTTTCTTTGCGCCATTCTGGAAGGAACGTAATGAAAACGGAGTTTGGAACTTTCTACAGAAGAGCTTCAAGGCGGCTGTCGTCGCCATACTCGTCTCGGCCATTTTGCTCGGCGCTATCGAAGGTTTTGTCTTTGGTTTCGAACAACTGTTCGATGCCGACTTTGACAGCGACTTCACCTATCTCAACATATTCTATTTCTGCGCAAGCGTAGTCGCTCCCATACTTTTCTTCACCAAAATCCCCTCCATCGAAGAATGTCTTGACGAATCCCCCACCTTGAGCAAGTTCGCATCGAGTACCATCCGCTTCTTGTTCATCCCGGTCATCACCATCGGCACACTCCTCTTCTACGCTTACATTCTCAAGTTTATCGCCTTATGGAACATGCCAGGCGAAACACCCTCTTACTTTGTCATTAGTTTCATGATTTACATGCTCGTGCTCGTGACCGTCATGTACCCAGTCCGTCTCACCGCCGAACAGACCTTTGAAAAACGCTTCATCAAAATAATCCCTGCCGCTTGCCTCCCCCTTGTCATCTTGATGTCCATCGACATCGACAACTCCATAAGCGCATTCGGCATCGACACAGAATATATCTACGCCATCGCACTCAACATTTATTTTTACGCCATCATCGCCATATTGCTCATCGAAAAAATCAGCCGCAAGATGCGATACATCGCCATCGTTTTCTGCGCCATGTTCTTTATCCTCACGCAACCACCGTTTAGCGCATCCAACATAAATGACCTCATCTGGGAAAGCCGTATCGAGAACGCGCTTGCCGCACAAGGCTACAGCAAGTTCCCGCTGAGCGAAGAAGACACCAAGAATTTTATTTTCAAGCTCAAGGAAAGCAAAGACCCCGAATCGCAAAGGACGCTTGCACGATTGATTTCGCTCGAAGAATCGAACAACATATTTGTCATCACGCATTTTTCCACAAGCAAAATGTCCCTGAGCGACCTCAAACGTTTGCACCGTGAAGCATTCGAAAAGAGCAATTGCTGCGACAAAGACTCCACAAAAAAATTTGAATCTTTCGAAGCCGACATAAGACACCCCAAGAACGAAGGCGTCGATATTCCCAAGGGAGCAAAGGAAGCCATCAACCTCGACCTCGATTTCAATAGGGACGATTTCAAGTTCGAAGGCGACACCCTCGTCTTCTGGCTATCGCTATTCGATAACGACTCCACCAAAACAGGGAAAGGCAACACAGCAAACAAAACAAGCAAGGCGGATTCCACAAAATCCGATAAAGATGCCAACGAGAAAGATTCAAAGTACAAGACTTACACTTTCAGAATCACTAAGCAAGAACTGATGCAGGACACGCTAAAAACCATCGTAAACGACAGGGTCACGCTCAGCATCAACAAACTGCACGCTGAACAATGGTCCGAAAAAGGGCGTTCGCTCCGCATCGAAGGGATACTGTTTATAAAGTAGAGCAAAAATGCAGAAAATACTAAAAGAATACCCAAGCCTCATTCTGAACGCATTCAAGCGGTTCCCGGTTGCGTCAGCATTTGCGATTGTCACATCCTTCGCACTTATCTTTAGCCTTGACTTCATCAATGGCAAGAATCCTTGGCTTCAGTTCTGGTTCATGGTTTATCCCGTCGTGGCGATGTTCATCTCGCTCACGACATCGCTCATCCAGGAATACAAGAAAAATAATAGTGATAAACCCCAGAGAATTACAGGCATCGCATGGCTAGTTATTTCAGTTGCACTATTGCCTATTATAAGCATATTTGCTAGCGACGGTTTCGCTCATGGGAAAAGTTTCATAGCATCAGCCCTTGCCCTATACATTACCGCATTCATGGGTCCATTCGTTATTCCATTTTTTAAACAAAAGAACGACAACGCTTTCTGGATATTCCTACACAAGAACATGGTGGCGTTATGTACCGCCGTGGTTGTCACCATTTTCTTGACTATCGCTATAGAAATCCTAATTGTCTTTTTTGTCATGCTACTCGGCATCAATACCTATGACCTAAATGTTTATGCATTCATCTTCTGCATAGCCACCGTATTGCCCATACTGTATTTTACCAATATTCCCACAATTGACGAATGCATAGAAAAGACACCCTTGGAAAGCGAATTTGCAACAAGCAAATTCAGATTCCTGTTCACACCGATTTTCACACTTTCCATCCTCCTCTTTTACATCTACATCGTCAAGTTCATCGTCCAATGGGAATTGCCCCACGGAATGATATCATACCTAGTTTCAGTATCCATGTTTTTCATGATCGCGACCATCACAGAAATGTACCCGGCGCATTTAAAAACAACCGCAACAATCGAAAAAAAGCTATTAAAAATATTCCCCATATTCTGCATACCCCTTGTGGTACTAATGTCCATCAGCATTCTCCGCAGAATCTCCGACTATGGGATTTCAGAAAACCGCATTTATGTGATCGTTCTCAATATTTACTTTTATATTGTTATCGCAATTCTTCTCATAGATAAGATAAAGTGCAAGTCCAGGTATCTCGCTTGCATTCTTGGCATCGGTTTCCTGATTCTCACTATAGGACCGCTAAGCGCATCGAATATTACATACCACGTCTGGTCCAACGGTATAAAAACCGCCATTGAAAAAGAAGGTTTCAGCAATCTGCCGTTGAGCAAAGAGGAAACAAAGATATTTCTCACGGCACTCCAGAAAAAAGACGACCACAAGTCCGCACTCACTCTATCACGCATTTCATTCTTCGAACAATATTCAACCAAAAATCTAGGGAAGTTTTTCTTTACAGATGATGTATTGGATTTCGACAAAATACGTGACGAAGCCAAAGGCAAGGTAAGACCAAAATCCCCGACTACACTACATAGCGTAAACATCTACGGACATGTTGACGACATTTTCGAAATACCGAAGAATACAAGCAAGGTTATCCCGCTAAACATGCATTTTGACAAAGATGATTTCAAGGTGCAAAACGATTCTCTCTTTTTCCAAGTAAAGGTAAAAAGACTCGACAAAACTTTTCAATTCGCCGAACCAATCACGGACAATCCCACATCCTTCAGCACCAATGGCGCGATACTCATTATTAAACAATTTTTTCTGCTCGTACGGGATACCAATGGTGAAATCTCCTCAGATTTTACGCTCAAAGGTTTCCTATTCATGGAATAGGAGCAATTCACAGCCTTCTCTGTCACCCCGCACTTGTTGCGGGGTCGCCTATATATCTGAGATTATAAAAGACTTTTCAGCACTTTCAGCGACATAATCGGCTTGACTTATTCTATGCATATAACTATATTTACGCATAAATAAGGGTGCGCGGATTCTCATCGCCATCTAAACGGCCGCAAAACCGCGCCAAAAGGAATAAACTATGGAATACAAAATTAAAGATATCAACCTTGCTATTGAAGGCCGCAAGGAACTCGATTTGGCCGAAACTGAAATGCCGGGCCTGATGGCTCTCCGCAAGGAATATGCTGGCAAGAAACCGCTCGCTGGCGCCCGCATCATGGGAAGCCTCCACATGACCGTGCAGACCGCTATCCTCATCGAAACGCTCGTGGATCTCGGCGCCGACGTGCGCTGGGTGAGCTGCAACATCTTCAGTACGCAGGACAACGCCGCCGCCGCCGTGGTGGTGGGCAAGAAGGGTACTGTGGAAAATCCGCAGGGCGTGCCTGTGTTCGCCTGGAAGGGTGAATCCTTGGAAGACTACTGGGAAAACACCGCCCGCGCCCTCGTGTGGCCCGACGGCAAGACCCCTGATCTGATCGTGGACGACGGTGGCGACGCTACCATGCTCGTGACCTGCGGTGCCGAATTCGAAGACGCGGGCAAGGTGCCTGAATTCAACCCGGCCACCGACAGCGAAGAATGGGGCGTGTTCCTCGCCACCTGCAAGAAGATTTTCGAAAAGGATCCGAAGCAGTGGACCCGCGCTCGCGAAGCTTTGAAGGGCGTTTCCGAAGAAACTACGACCGGCGTGCATCGCCTTTACCAGATGGCCCAGGCTGGCCGCCTGAAGTTCCCGGCCATCAACGTGAACGATTCCGTGACCAAGTCCAAGTTCGACAACCTCTACGGCTGCCGCCACTCCCTCATCGATGGTATCAACCGCGCCACTGACGTGATGATGGCTGGTAAGATCGCAGTCGTCTGCGGCTACGGCGACGTGGGTAAGGGCTGCGCCCAGTCCCTCCGCGGTCAGGGCGCCCGCGTGATCATCACCGAAATCGACCCGATTTGCGCTCTGCAGGCCGCTATGGAAGGCTACGAAGTCAAGACCCTCGACGAAGTCGTTAGCTACGCCGACATCTTCGTGACCACCACCGGTAACACCGGCATCATCAGCGCCGCTCAGATGGAAAAGATGAAGAACCGCGCTATCGTGGGTAACATCGGTCACTTCGACAACGAAATCGATATGGCCGGTCTCAAAAAGATTCCGGGCATCAAGCGCAACGAAATCAAGCCGCAGTACGACGAATGGATTTTCGCCGATGGTCACAGCATCCTTATCCTCGCTGAAGGCCGCCTGCTGAACCTCGGCTGCGCTACTGGTCACCCGAGCTTCGTGATGAGCGCAAGCTTCACGAACCAGACCATCGCTCAGATCGACCTCTGGCTCAACGCTCAGGGCAAGCAGACAGTCGCTGGTATCAAGTACGAAAGCGGCGTCGTGTACACGCTCCCGAAGATTCTCGACGAAAAGGTCGCACGCCTCCACCTCGAAAAACTCGGCGTTCACCTCACCCGCCTCACGCAGGCTCAGGCCGACTATATCGGCGTGCCGGTCGAAGGCCCGTACAAGGCTGATCACTACAGATACTAGACGAGAGAACGGCGCTAACGCGCCTACAGACGAAAGAAAATATCCCCGTGCAATTTAAAATGCGCGGGGATTTTTTTCCTATAGAATGGAAAATCCGAACGTAAGCGGAATCGTCACCTTCGCGTTCCCGGACTCCACCTCGCCAAACGTCATCTGGCCAACATAGTCCCTGATCGCATTATCGAATTCCTCGTAGCCGGTCGAGGAATAAGCGACGGTTGGACGGGCAACTTCACCGCTCGGGGCAATCTCAAATCTCAAGACAACGCGGCCTTTGAATCTGGGTTTCTTCTTCAAGAACTTGTTGTAAATGTGTTCCAATCCTGGCGACCGCTGGCGCATGGTTTCCGCAACATCTTCGGCGGAACGTGAACCGCGCACCTTAACATCTTTTGTCCACAGAAACTCGACCCAGCCGAAAGCCTTAGCTTTATAGTCCTTCATCCTGCCAGCCGACTCCGTAAAAAACTTATCGCTAAATTTTTTCGAAATTTTCTTCCTGACAGTCTCCTCCATTATACTCGGGCGTGTCTCAACAAGCCTTAAATCACCGCTAGGATTAATCTTTGGACGCTCTAAACCGGACAACCGGTAAATTTCTTGATGGGCCCATTCCATTGCACTAATGCGAAAAGCTTCATCCAGTTCATAAACATCGACCCAGACGTACTTGAATCCTATTTCCTTCAACGCAGTTATCAAGGGGGTCAATTCATGGAACCTATTCTGCCTAAAGAAACTGCCATCGATGCATAAAGTAATCCTGTCAGCGTCCCACCTGTCAGCATACGCCTCGCGAACACGAATCAATGTGCTGACAATAACATCAAACGCAGAAAGCGGAGCGATAGCGGCATCTCCCCGCCATATCCTTCGCATAGAATTCGGGGAAAGCGTAGCAAGCGAATCCCCTTCGGCAGGCAATTTCAAATCCCTCGGCGGAATCACGCCCAAGTCACCCTCCCCCTCCATGCTGAGAAAATCGCCTTTGCCATCAACATAGACGCTATCCGGCGTCGCGACCAGTGCCGAATACATATAACGGGGGAACGGATAATAGACCGCCCAAAGGAGACGCCCCGGATCCTCTTCGAAATCCTTCTCGATTGCCGCATAGCGATGTGCGTACGGATAATCAAGAACCTTATAATACACACTCGGGATAGGAAACCAGCCAAGGGCACCGACAACAAGATAGTCATCGCGCACGTTGACGTTAAGCATCAGGTCCTGCTCCCAGCAGTGGCCATAGCCAAAGCAAAGCGACACCACAACCGCAAGGGCAAAGAGGAGCCGACTCTTTTTGCTCAATCCGTTTTCGTTACAAGCAAATTTACTCATAGGACTTTATGCTAAATATAAAGCAAGCCATTACAAAAACCAAGCAAAAAAAAAACGTTTTCCTGCCAATTTTCAAAAACTAATCAGCGCGGGAATTTTTATTACCTATTCCATCCGGAATGCCCTTCGCCATAGGCAACGCCACCGCCATTGTCATCATAGCCGCCCAACGACGAAGTGCTTTTCACGCCGAGCCAACCGCGCATTCTCTTAATCCGTGCGGAATCTTTTGCGACTTCAGCACTCGCGTTCCCTTGCAAGTCGGAGTTCTTTTTATCAGGATTCTCAGCCATGTCATAAATCTCCTGCAAGAATTTTCACCCTTGTAAAAATATAGCTATTTACGAAAAAGCCAAAAACAGACAACATCTTAAAAATCAATGACCCGAGAACTGAGTCAACGATTCTACGCGATATCCCGAAAGAACATCACGTCCTTTAAGATCGGTAAGTTCTATAATAAAAGCACAACACTCCACTTTGCCGCCCACTTTTTCGATAAGATGTATCGCAGCCTGCGCGGTGCCGCCAGTAGCAAGCAAGTCATCGATAATCACAACGCGTTCACCCGGCTTAACGGCATCTTTGTGAATTTCAATGCAAGCCGTACCGTATTCCAAATCGTACGTGATACCAACAGTTTCACGCGGGAGTTTCCCTTTTTTGCGCACAGGCACAAACGGTTTGTGGAAATGTTCTGCTATTGAAACGCCGAAAAAAAAGCCACGCGCTTCAAGCCCAGCAACAACATCAAACTCAACCTTTTCGAGCCTTTCGTAAAGGCTATCGAGTGTCAACTTGAGCGCATCGGCATTTCCCAAAATTCCAGTAATATCGCGGAAAAGAACACCCTTCTTTGGAAAATCAGGAACAGAAATAATATAGTCTTCAATTTTCATGATGTACCCTCCAACTTTATATTTCAATAATAACATTTTTATAGAAGTAAGCACCAAACACCCTCAGTGTTATGCCTAGATTTTTTTCGCAATTTTATACAATTTTTTCAGAAAGTCCTTTTATAAAATACAGGTACAAACACGGCGCAGTTTCGACAAGCATCGCAAACTTTCAAAGTTGCGCTACACATTCGAATAAAAGGACAACTTCATGGAAAAAGAACTTTTTGAAAAATTCAACAACGGCGAACTCAGACTCCCCTGCAATACGAAAGCATTCAAGGATATCGCTTGGAGCAAGCACCCAACTTTTGAAGGCGTAGAACTTAAGCATATCATTACATCGAAAGAAACTGGCGGCACATTCAGCTATCACCTCGTACGCATTGCACCGAATAAAAGCATCAAGAATCACATTCACGAAACGCAACTCGAAACTCACGAAATCATCGCGGGGAGCGGCGTGTGCATAAATGACGGCATCAAACTCCATTACGTCCCAGGCGTGATTTCGATTATGCCAGCGAAAGTTCCGCACGAAGTAAATGCAGGCGACGAAGGACTTTATTTGTTCGCGAAGTTCATTCCCGCGCTATGTTAAAGATGGCGCCCCGGAACAAGTCCGGGGGTGACAAAGAGGCCGTCATGACGATTTAGGCATTATTTGATGCAGGTTTCACTGCCCGCTTATATTCTTTAGGCGAGAGCCCAACTAATTTTTTAAAGCAACGGTCCATGTGACTTTGGTCGTAAAATCCGGCATCGTAAGTCACTTCGGACGCGCTTCTTTCGGCAAGCAGTTTTTGCGCCTTGCGAACTTTGCATTGCATCTGGAACTGGTGCGGCGTAAGCCCGAATGCTTTCTTGAATTCACGAATCATGTGGAACGGGCTGATGCAAGAATCATGCGCCATCTGTTCAATCAAATAGACATTCTCGGGCTTTTCGAGAATACTTTTTCGCAACTCATTCAAGCGAGCAACAGCATTTTCATAATCGACCGCGCATTCCGATTCATCGACTTTTATGCACATCACCACCATCGAATAGCTTTGCCCATCGATTGCCTTAATTTCGTGCAAAACATCTGGCGGAATCTGGAACTTATCGCCGGCACTGTAAATTTCCGCAACCCCGTTCATCACCAAGCAAACCGATCCTTCTTCGATGTAGCCAACCGTCAAATGATCCGTATGCGTATGCGACAGATACGACTTGGTCCAATCCTTGTAACGGACACATTCAATTTCATCATTCTTTTTGCTGTACGTAATCTCAGACATACCGCGCAAATTATAGAAAATGCTCGCTTTCGCGAGCATAATACTTTTTATCCGTCTTAATTTATCTTTCATATATATCGTTCGTTAACCACCTCCTTATTTTACATATTTCTTGATAAGCCTAATCATGATATCCGTAAGGCTTTCCACATTGTAATTACCTACAGACGCCTTGATGTGGGAATTGCCGATACCACTGTCATCCGTGAGGAACACATAGGAGCCGCCCGTCGCAACATCAAAGAATCTCAGCATAAATTCCGTATCCTTATCCACACCGCTTGCAGCTACCGGAATCAACTTGATGCCATGTTTTGCATAGAGCATAATAGATTCCTGAAGGCTTTCAATGACACCCGTCTCATGGTGCGCAGGCGCATCGAGAATAAGGAATGCAATACGTGCGCGAGC
This window harbors:
- the ahcY gene encoding adenosylhomocysteinase, which gives rise to MEYKIKDINLAIEGRKELDLAETEMPGLMALRKEYAGKKPLAGARIMGSLHMTVQTAILIETLVDLGADVRWVSCNIFSTQDNAAAAVVVGKKGTVENPQGVPVFAWKGESLEDYWENTARALVWPDGKTPDLIVDDGGDATMLVTCGAEFEDAGKVPEFNPATDSEEWGVFLATCKKIFEKDPKQWTRAREALKGVSEETTTGVHRLYQMAQAGRLKFPAINVNDSVTKSKFDNLYGCRHSLIDGINRATDVMMAGKIAVVCGYGDVGKGCAQSLRGQGARVIITEIDPICALQAAMEGYEVKTLDEVVSYADIFVTTTGNTGIISAAQMEKMKNRAIVGNIGHFDNEIDMAGLKKIPGIKRNEIKPQYDEWIFADGHSILILAEGRLLNLGCATGHPSFVMSASFTNQTIAQIDLWLNAQGKQTVAGIKYESGVVYTLPKILDEKVARLHLEKLGVHLTRLTQAQADYIGVPVEGPYKADHYRY
- a CDS encoding DUF4153 domain-containing protein, whose amino-acid sequence is MQKILKEYPSLILNAFKRFPVASAFAIVTSFALIFSLDFINGKNPWLQFWFMVYPVVAMFISLTTSLIQEYKKNNSDKPQRITGIAWLVISVALLPIISIFASDGFAHGKSFIASALALYITAFMGPFVIPFFKQKNDNAFWIFLHKNMVALCTAVVVTIFLTIAIEILIVFFVMLLGINTYDLNVYAFIFCIATVLPILYFTNIPTIDECIEKTPLESEFATSKFRFLFTPIFTLSILLFYIYIVKFIVQWELPHGMISYLVSVSMFFMIATITEMYPAHLKTTATIEKKLLKIFPIFCIPLVVLMSISILRRISDYGISENRIYVIVLNIYFYIVIAILLIDKIKCKSRYLACILGIGFLILTIGPLSASNITYHVWSNGIKTAIEKEGFSNLPLSKEETKIFLTALQKKDDHKSALTLSRISFFEQYSTKNLGKFFFTDDVLDFDKIRDEAKGKVRPKSPTTLHSVNIYGHVDDIFEIPKNTSKVIPLNMHFDKDDFKVQNDSLFFQVKVKRLDKTFQFAEPITDNPTSFSTNGAILIIKQFFLLVRDTNGEISSDFTLKGFLFME
- a CDS encoding cupin domain-containing protein, giving the protein MEKELFEKFNNGELRLPCNTKAFKDIAWSKHPTFEGVELKHIITSKETGGTFSYHLVRIAPNKSIKNHIHETQLETHEIIAGSGVCINDGIKLHYVPGVISIMPAKVPHEVNAGDEGLYLFAKFIPALC
- a CDS encoding TonB family protein; the protein is MSKFACNENGLSKKSRLLFALAVVVSLCFGYGHCWEQDLMLNVNVRDDYLVVGALGWFPIPSVYYKVLDYPYAHRYAAIEKDFEEDPGRLLWAVYYPFPRYMYSALVATPDSVYVDGKGDFLSMEGEGDLGVIPPRDLKLPAEGDSLATLSPNSMRRIWRGDAAIAPLSAFDVIVSTLIRVREAYADRWDADRITLCIDGSFFRQNRFHELTPLITALKEIGFKYVWVDVYELDEAFRISAMEWAHQEIYRLSGLERPKINPSGDLRLVETRPSIMEETVRKKISKKFSDKFFTESAGRMKDYKAKAFGWVEFLWTKDVKVRGSRSAEDVAETMRQRSPGLEHIYNKFLKKKPRFKGRVVLRFEIAPSGEVARPTVAYSSTGYEEFDNAIRDYVGQMTFGEVESGNAKVTIPLTFGFSIL
- a CDS encoding helix-turn-helix domain-containing protein, whose product is MSEITYSKKNDEIECVRYKDWTKSYLSHTHTDHLTVGYIEEGSVCLVMNGVAEIYSAGDKFQIPPDVLHEIKAIDGQSYSMVVMCIKVDESECAVDYENAVARLNELRKSILEKPENVYLIEQMAHDSCISPFHMIREFKKAFGLTPHQFQMQCKVRKAQKLLAERSASEVTYDAGFYDQSHMDRCFKKLVGLSPKEYKRAVKPASNNA
- a CDS encoding adenine phosphoribosyltransferase: MMKIEDYIISVPDFPKKGVLFRDITGILGNADALKLTLDSLYERLEKVEFDVVAGLEARGFFFGVSIAEHFHKPFVPVRKKGKLPRETVGITYDLEYGTACIEIHKDAVKPGERVVIIDDLLATGGTAQAAIHLIEKVGGKVECCAFIIELTDLKGRDVLSGYRVESLTQFSGH